A single window of Sulfurovum sp. UBA12169 DNA harbors:
- a CDS encoding 5-methyltetrahydropteroyltriglutamate--homocysteine S-methyltransferase has translation MSKNYVIGFPRIGEQRELKRVLEEFWAKKCSFDDVIKIAKELKKRHWEYQKDAKMGFISSNDFSLYDNMLDASIMLGAIPKRFCHLKDEELYFTMARGNASTVAMEMTKWFNTNYHYIVPELSSDDNYCLNASKIIEEYNEAKTLGIRTKINIIGPITYLGLSKRVDGGDTYELWDKIMPIYKKLLKEIAKLDDEIVLQIDEPIFAKDMDTKVLNLIKPTYDTLSCASSNIKIAVVSYFEHSNEATKILVHTPVWALGLDFLYGQRNQEMLELIAKSGKKIIAGIIDGRNVWVNDINKSIELLEKIAKSVKKDNIIVSTSCSLLHTPFSLKYEQKLNPQIKEWLSFALEKLQEISLISKLFFDENGLKDEEKEFLSKNIKANESRKNSSLIHDKNVGQRTQNLIKFQRDGSSGKRLSVQRELLGYKDLVTTTIGSFPQTDELRRARSDLKKSLISKEEYGDVIKKYIDECIAIQEECGLDILVHGEPERNDMVEYFGEQLNGFAFSQNGWVQSYGSRCVKPPLIYGDASRPKPMTLEWITYAQSRTKKIVKGMLTGPVTMLNWSFVRDDMPRSEVSKQIALAIYDEIDDLQNAGIKIIQVDEAAFKEGYPLRKDKIKAYEAWATRDFKIAVSSAKESTQIHTHMCYSEFNDIIDTIEDMDADVISIETARSGNELLKIFKKVGYKKEVGPGVYDIHSPRIPSVDELVKQIELLLEVLPKEQLWINPDCGLKTRKWDEVIPSLKNMVEAARIVKSRL, from the coding sequence ATGTCAAAAAATTATGTAATTGGTTTTCCTAGAATTGGGGAACAAAGAGAGCTTAAGAGGGTTTTAGAGGAGTTTTGGGCAAAAAAATGTTCATTTGACGATGTTATAAAAATTGCAAAAGAGCTAAAAAAGAGACATTGGGAGTATCAAAAAGATGCCAAAATGGGTTTCATAAGCTCCAATGACTTTTCACTCTATGACAATATGCTTGATGCCTCCATCATGCTTGGAGCGATCCCAAAGAGATTTTGTCATCTAAAGGATGAAGAGCTTTACTTTACAATGGCAAGAGGCAATGCATCAACAGTTGCGATGGAGATGACCAAGTGGTTCAATACAAACTACCACTACATCGTACCCGAGCTAAGTTCGGATGATAACTACTGCTTAAATGCATCAAAAATCATAGAAGAGTATAACGAGGCAAAAACTTTAGGAATTAGGACAAAGATAAACATAATCGGCCCTATCACCTATCTGGGACTAAGCAAAAGAGTCGACGGCGGCGATACGTATGAGCTTTGGGATAAAATAATGCCTATTTACAAAAAACTCTTAAAAGAGATAGCCAAACTTGATGATGAGATAGTGCTTCAAATAGACGAGCCTATCTTTGCGAAAGATATGGATACCAAGGTGCTAAATCTTATAAAGCCCACCTATGATACCCTCTCATGCGCATCATCAAATATAAAAATAGCGGTTGTATCCTATTTCGAGCATTCAAACGAAGCAACCAAGATACTAGTGCATACTCCAGTATGGGCTTTGGGACTTGACTTTTTATATGGGCAAAGAAATCAAGAGATGCTGGAGCTTATCGCAAAAAGCGGCAAAAAAATAATAGCGGGCATCATAGACGGCAGAAACGTATGGGTAAACGATATAAACAAAAGTATTGAACTTCTAGAGAAAATCGCTAAATCGGTTAAGAAAGACAATATTATTGTCAGCACATCATGCTCACTGCTTCATACGCCTTTTAGTTTAAAGTATGAACAAAAACTAAATCCGCAGATAAAAGAGTGGCTTAGTTTTGCGCTAGAGAAGCTTCAAGAGATTTCACTTATATCAAAACTTTTTTTTGACGAGAATGGTTTGAAGGATGAAGAAAAAGAGTTTCTGTCTAAAAACATTAAAGCCAATGAGAGCAGAAAAAATTCATCTCTTATCCATGACAAAAACGTTGGGCAAAGAACACAAAACCTTATAAAATTTCAAAGGGACGGGAGTTCCGGCAAAAGGCTATCCGTTCAAAGAGAACTTCTTGGGTATAAAGATCTGGTTACAACCACCATAGGCTCTTTCCCGCAAACCGATGAGCTAAGACGTGCAAGAAGTGATTTGAAAAAATCTCTTATCTCAAAAGAGGAGTATGGCGATGTCATTAAGAAATATATAGATGAGTGTATAGCGATCCAAGAGGAGTGTGGATTGGATATACTGGTCCATGGAGAGCCTGAAAGAAACGATATGGTGGAGTATTTCGGCGAACAGCTAAACGGTTTTGCTTTCAGCCAAAACGGCTGGGTGCAGAGTTATGGAAGCAGATGCGTAAAACCTCCTCTTATCTACGGTGATGCCAGCCGCCCAAAACCTATGACTCTAGAGTGGATAACATATGCACAAAGCAGGACTAAAAAGATAGTAAAAGGGATGCTTACGGGTCCGGTGACTATGTTAAACTGGTCTTTTGTCAGAGATGATATGCCAAGAAGCGAAGTTTCAAAACAGATAGCCCTTGCTATTTATGACGAGATAGATGACTTGCAAAATGCGGGTATCAAAATCATACAAGTCGATGAAGCGGCATTTAAAGAGGGATACCCACTAAGAAAAGATAAGATAAAAGCGTATGAAGCGTGGGCGACCAGGGATTTTAAAATCGCCGTTAGCAGTGCAAAAGAATCAACACAGATACATACTCATATGTGCTATAGCGAGTTTAATGACATCATAGATACCATTGAGGATATGGATGCCGATGTTATCTCTATAGAGACCGCAAGAAGCGGAAATGAGCTGTTAAAAATCTTTAAAAAAGTAGGCTATAAAAAAGAGGTGGGCCCCGGTGTATACGATATCCACTCACCGAGAATACCTAGCGTAGATGAGCTGGTAAAACAGATAGAACTCTTACTTGAGGTCTTGCCAAAAGAGCAGCTTTGGATAAACCCCGACTGCGGACTAAAGACTAGAAAATGGGATGAAGTGATACCAAGTTTAAAAAATATGGTAGAAGCGGCTAGGATAGTTAAATCAAGGCTATAA
- a CDS encoding ABC transporter permease, with translation MINLAQKDIAHTLGKFLVTAMGVGMLLGIVLIMIGVYRGMMVDAEILLDDINADLWVVQEDTLGPFAEASRVHEDLKDTLRAFEGIDKSEALTFQNLQLPGETKPVRVTAVGFDVFGEINPINPERLIAGELLTKEHYQIVVSEKTGYKVDDTFKLGRDIYRVVGITRDTVSSGGDLLVYISLKDAQNLQFLYSNARIRNDRARGILETKEVKMANAIVATVRPGYDIDDVANKIKQWKHENVYTGSEQKAILTKNLIERSSKQIGLFTAILVVVSTIIIALIIYTMTLEKMKEISIMKLIGIPNSMIIKMIVQETLILGILAFIFGNIFSHLISDNFPKRIVLEIPDAWTLFGVVIVASILSSFIGVAKVIHADPAAAIGG, from the coding sequence TTGATCAACCTTGCCCAAAAAGATATCGCCCATACACTTGGAAAGTTCCTCGTTACAGCGATGGGGGTGGGTATGCTGCTGGGTATCGTGCTGATCATGATCGGCGTCTATAGAGGGATGATGGTGGATGCCGAGATATTGCTTGATGATATCAATGCCGATCTTTGGGTCGTACAGGAAGATACGCTTGGCCCCTTTGCTGAGGCATCCCGGGTACACGAAGATCTCAAAGATACGCTGCGCGCTTTTGAAGGCATAGACAAAAGCGAAGCGTTGACTTTCCAAAACCTCCAATTGCCCGGAGAAACAAAACCCGTACGGGTTACAGCGGTGGGCTTTGATGTTTTCGGAGAGATAAATCCCATCAATCCAGAACGTCTCATAGCCGGAGAGCTCCTCACAAAAGAACATTACCAAATCGTCGTATCCGAAAAAACAGGATACAAAGTGGATGACACCTTTAAGCTCGGGCGAGATATCTATCGCGTCGTGGGGATCACGAGAGATACCGTCTCTTCCGGCGGAGACCTTCTTGTGTATATCAGCCTTAAAGACGCACAAAACTTGCAGTTTCTCTACTCCAATGCACGTATCCGCAATGATCGCGCGCGCGGTATTTTGGAAACCAAAGAAGTAAAGATGGCCAATGCCATTGTTGCCACCGTTCGTCCGGGATACGATATCGATGATGTGGCAAACAAAATCAAACAATGGAAACACGAAAACGTCTATACCGGGAGTGAGCAAAAAGCGATTTTAACCAAAAACCTTATCGAGCGCTCCTCTAAGCAGATCGGGCTTTTTACGGCGATTTTAGTCGTGGTCTCCACGATTATCATCGCACTGATCATCTATACGATGACGCTTGAAAAAATGAAGGAGATCTCTATCATGAAACTCATAGGCATACCCAACAGCATGATCATTAAAATGATCGTGCAGGAAACACTAATACTGGGCATACTGGCTTTTATCTTCGGCAACATTTTTTCGCATCTCATTTCTGACAATTTTCCAAAACGAATCGTATTGGAAATCCCTGATGCCTGGACGCTCTTTGGTGTGGTTATCGTAGCATCTATACTCTCTTCCTTTATTGGGGTAGCCAAAGTCATTCATGCTGATCCTGCCGCAGCAATCGGAGGCTAA
- a CDS encoding ABC transporter, which yields MGTQGIRVENLVKKFGQGESLIDVIDGASFVVEKGELVALIAPSGAGKTTLLMMIGCVLEPTSGKIWLGEEAVYNDRWLGSDTRRIRREKIGFIFQSHYLIPFMNVIENVTLLPQTNGVSKEKSEAKAMELLHYLEIAEKAKSMPSQLSGGQNQRVAIARALANEPQIILADEPTAALDVERSVNVVKMLKKIAQEQNVAIIMVTHDERMLAYCDKILKIEKKKIVVLEARNTEHLI from the coding sequence GTGGGTACGCAAGGTATTCGTGTTGAAAATTTGGTTAAAAAGTTTGGGCAAGGCGAAAGCCTTATCGATGTAATTGACGGGGCTTCATTTGTCGTCGAAAAAGGCGAACTGGTTGCGCTCATCGCACCCAGCGGAGCAGGAAAAACCACTCTTTTGATGATGATAGGCTGCGTGCTTGAACCTACTTCGGGCAAAATATGGCTTGGAGAAGAAGCGGTTTATAATGACCGTTGGCTGGGAAGTGACACCCGCCGCATCCGTCGTGAAAAAATCGGCTTTATCTTCCAGTCGCACTATCTGATCCCTTTTATGAATGTGATTGAGAATGTCACGCTTCTGCCGCAAACAAACGGCGTATCCAAAGAAAAATCAGAAGCCAAAGCGATGGAACTGCTGCACTACTTGGAGATTGCCGAAAAAGCGAAATCCATGCCTTCTCAGCTTTCCGGAGGACAAAATCAGCGGGTTGCGATCGCCAGAGCACTCGCCAATGAACCCCAGATCATCTTGGCCGACGAGCCTACCGCAGCATTGGATGTGGAGCGTTCGGTCAATGTTGTCAAAATGCTTAAAAAAATAGCGCAGGAGCAAAACGTTGCCATCATCATGGTCACGCATGACGAACGGATGCTTGCCTACTGCGATAAGATTTTAAAAATAGAGAAAAAAAAGATCGTTGTCTTGGAAGCACGCAATACTGAACATCTTATTTAG
- a CDS encoding DNA-binding response regulator → MKILIVEDDKKIASLIKKGLEEEYFSIDTTDNGEEAIYLAKIIGYDIILLDIMIHGSDGYTVCKKIRSLKITTPIIILSAKNAIFDKVTFLNLGADDYITKPFDFDELLARIKVQLRKKEQSDNILKIADLELNTTTKTLFIAMQEIELTAKEYAILEYLMRNRDRVVSESEILNSISNLDNATQSNVVNVYIYRLRKKIDKNHTLKLIKTYKHQGYKISEKDT, encoded by the coding sequence ATGAAAATTTTAATTGTAGAAGATGACAAAAAGATAGCCTCTCTTATAAAAAAAGGGCTAGAAGAGGAATATTTTAGTATCGACACAACAGACAACGGAGAGGAAGCCATCTATCTTGCCAAGATCATAGGTTATGATATCATCTTGTTGGATATTATGATACATGGAAGCGACGGATATACCGTATGTAAAAAAATAAGAAGTTTGAAAATTACGACTCCCATCATCATATTAAGTGCAAAAAATGCTATTTTCGACAAAGTAACATTCCTAAATCTCGGAGCAGACGACTACATAACAAAGCCTTTTGATTTTGATGAGCTGTTGGCGCGCATAAAAGTACAGCTGCGCAAAAAAGAACAAAGCGACAATATCCTCAAAATAGCCGACTTGGAGCTAAACACAACGACAAAAACGCTCTTTATAGCTATGCAAGAGATAGAGTTAACGGCAAAAGAGTACGCTATTTTAGAATATCTGATGAGAAACAGAGACAGAGTTGTCAGTGAGAGCGAAATTTTAAACAGCATAAGCAATTTAGACAACGCGACACAAAGCAATGTCGTAAATGTATATATTTACAGATTGCGTAAAAAGATAGACAAAAACCATACGCTAAAACTTATCAAAACATATAAACATCAAGGGTATAAAATAAGTGAAAAAGATACTTAA
- a CDS encoding rubrerythrin: MSTTKENLETAFCGESEAYQKYSAFAKKAEKDGFANIAKLFRTTAEAERIHAEAHFKAMDKVGSTVENLEAAIGGETYEFEDMYPPMYEQAVAENHKAKKMFGYALEAEKVHAQLYKKALQAAKEGRDLDEVAIYLCPICGYIELGTPTQNCPICGVKPEAFIQL; encoded by the coding sequence ATGTCGACAACAAAAGAAAATTTAGAGACCGCATTTTGCGGCGAGAGTGAAGCTTATCAAAAATACAGTGCATTTGCCAAAAAAGCAGAAAAAGACGGATTTGCAAATATTGCAAAACTGTTTCGCACCACAGCAGAAGCTGAACGCATACATGCAGAAGCACACTTCAAAGCGATGGACAAAGTAGGTTCTACTGTAGAAAATCTTGAAGCTGCGATTGGCGGGGAGACTTACGAGTTTGAAGATATGTATCCGCCGATGTACGAACAGGCTGTGGCCGAAAACCACAAAGCCAAAAAAATGTTCGGCTATGCACTCGAAGCCGAAAAAGTACATGCACAGCTTTACAAAAAAGCACTTCAAGCCGCCAAAGAAGGAAGGGATTTGGACGAAGTAGCTATCTATTTGTGTCCTATATGCGGCTATATAGAGCTTGGCACTCCTACGCAAAACTGCCCTATTTGCGGCGTAAAACCGGAAGCATTTATCCAACTATAA
- a CDS encoding nitrite reductase, whose translation MANATKHYLHYPEEKNVPIYLAYGFRPIFLLLAPYIIITAIMWALAWAGVVNPFGSYLLEWHIYEYLFGVGVAGIMAFVFTGVPELFPGVVPLIGKKLKYVILLWVAGRISFWMIDILPLFVIALINLSLLVVVIGWAFKPVVLDPLQRHASLGYALATMLIVESWFYGSMMGIFETSALEILKAALSIMMILLLLALRRVNMEVINEIMEDEGMDDKFFAKPFRYNLAIFSIALFAAVEFFYGTNSALGWIGLAAFAAILGILNDYNLEFEKIIFKPYTIYLSLILVLMACGYGFMGVDILYGQGTLQNHFRHFLSTGAFGLSFYMVMVIVSYVHTGRHLVSNKLMVLSVLLIVVATIARISIAYFPQAANMLYILSTIIWILPFGIYYATFYRYLLLPRADGVQG comes from the coding sequence ATGGCAAATGCAACGAAACATTATCTTCATTATCCTGAAGAAAAAAATGTACCTATTTATTTGGCTTACGGATTTAGGCCGATTTTTTTACTTTTGGCACCTTACATAATCATCACTGCGATCATGTGGGCTTTGGCATGGGCCGGCGTGGTCAATCCTTTCGGAAGTTATCTTTTGGAATGGCACATCTATGAATATCTTTTTGGCGTAGGTGTGGCGGGAATCATGGCGTTTGTTTTTACCGGCGTTCCTGAACTTTTCCCCGGAGTTGTTCCGCTTATAGGAAAAAAATTGAAGTATGTGATACTGCTTTGGGTAGCCGGCAGGATAAGTTTTTGGATGATCGATATCCTTCCCCTGTTTGTGATCGCTTTAATCAATCTCTCTTTGTTGGTGGTCGTGATTGGATGGGCTTTTAAACCTGTGGTGCTTGATCCGTTACAAAGACATGCTTCTTTAGGGTATGCGTTAGCGACGATGCTGATCGTAGAGAGTTGGTTTTACGGTTCGATGATGGGGATCTTTGAAACATCGGCATTGGAGATTTTAAAAGCGGCACTGAGCATCATGATGATACTTCTGCTTTTGGCTTTGCGAAGAGTCAATATGGAAGTTATCAATGAGATTATGGAAGATGAGGGAATGGATGACAAATTTTTCGCCAAACCTTTTAGGTATAATCTGGCTATTTTCAGTATCGCTTTGTTTGCAGCAGTGGAATTTTTTTATGGGACAAACTCGGCATTGGGATGGATAGGATTGGCTGCATTTGCTGCAATTTTAGGTATTTTAAATGACTACAATCTGGAATTTGAAAAAATTATATTTAAGCCATATACGATTTATTTGTCGTTGATTCTTGTGCTGATGGCTTGCGGATACGGTTTCATGGGGGTTGATATTCTTTATGGGCAGGGGACGCTGCAAAACCACTTTAGGCATTTTTTGAGCACGGGAGCATTCGGACTAAGCTTTTACATGGTGATGGTGATCGTCTCATATGTGCATACCGGAAGACATCTGGTATCAAATAAATTGATGGTTTTAAGCGTACTGTTGATAGTTGTTGCTACAATTGCGCGGATTAGTATCGCATATTTTCCGCAAGCGGCAAATATGCTTTATATTTTGTCTACAATCATTTGGATACTCCCTTTTGGGATTTATTATGCGACATTCTATCGCTATTTGCTTTTGCCAAGGGCTGACGGAGTACAAGGCTGA
- a CDS encoding zinc transporter ZupT has product MEELSLNTLLPAFLLTLLAGLSTSVGAMLAFFSTDKNHTFLSVGMGFSAGVMIYVSFVEILSKSKHAFTELYGSDIWGESLALFAFFGGIALSALIDYLIPEDVNPHEIRSDKELSELKPQNNARPPINSSLKRTGIFTALAIAIHNFPEGFATFVSALDDFSIGLTIAFAIAIHNIPEGMAVSLPIYHATGNKKSAFWYATLSGLAEPLGAVIGFFLLLPFLGDAALGITFGAVAGIMVYISFDELLPAARVYGNAHTTIAGITLGMLVMAVSLVAFKAV; this is encoded by the coding sequence ATGGAAGAATTATCACTCAACACTTTATTGCCGGCTTTTTTGCTTACCCTGCTTGCAGGATTGTCCACTTCTGTAGGTGCGATGTTGGCATTTTTTTCCACAGACAAAAATCATACTTTTTTGTCTGTGGGCATGGGGTTTTCTGCGGGTGTGATGATCTATGTTTCTTTTGTGGAGATTTTAAGCAAATCCAAACACGCATTTACCGAGCTTTACGGCAGCGATATATGGGGCGAATCCTTAGCGCTTTTTGCATTTTTTGGAGGGATTGCCCTAAGCGCGCTTATAGACTACCTCATCCCCGAAGACGTCAATCCCCACGAGATAAGAAGTGACAAAGAACTCTCTGAACTCAAGCCCCAAAACAACGCCCGTCCCCCCATCAACTCTTCCCTTAAGAGAACGGGCATTTTCACAGCGCTTGCCATCGCGATCCACAACTTTCCCGAAGGTTTTGCCACGTTTGTTTCAGCGCTGGATGATTTCTCTATCGGTCTGACGATCGCTTTTGCCATCGCTATCCATAACATACCTGAAGGCATGGCTGTATCGCTGCCCATCTACCATGCCACCGGCAATAAAAAAAGTGCCTTTTGGTATGCAACGCTCTCGGGACTTGCCGAACCGCTGGGTGCAGTTATCGGATTTTTTCTGCTTTTGCCTTTTTTGGGAGATGCGGCGCTTGGGATCACCTTCGGTGCGGTGGCCGGGATCATGGTCTACATCTCTTTTGACGAGCTTCTGCCTGCGGCCAGAGTGTACGGCAACGCCCACACCACCATCGCCGGCATCACGCTTGGTATGCTTGTGATGGCAGTCAGCCTGGTGGCTTTCAAAGCGGTATAA
- a CDS encoding cobalamin biosynthesis protein CbiX produces MRGIVFVAHGSKKESSNREVLDLAELLNKEKAPGIVPIKAAFLEFAQPDIPQALKEMIEAGCTQIDIYPYFLNTGKHVSTDIPHIIQPLKELYPDTAFRILPHFGASSKLAKIILDDLEVMA; encoded by the coding sequence ATGAGAGGGATTGTGTTTGTAGCGCACGGAAGCAAAAAAGAGAGTTCCAACCGTGAAGTGTTGGATTTGGCGGAGTTGCTAAACAAAGAAAAAGCGCCCGGTATCGTTCCGATCAAGGCCGCATTTTTGGAGTTTGCCCAACCCGATATCCCCCAGGCCCTCAAAGAGATGATCGAAGCGGGGTGTACTCAGATAGACATCTATCCTTATTTTTTAAATACCGGAAAACACGTCAGTACGGATATCCCTCATATCATACAGCCTCTGAAAGAACTTTATCCGGACACGGCATTTAGGATACTTCCTCATTTTGGTGCATCTTCGAAGCTTGCAAAGATTATCTTGGATGATTTGGAGGTTATGGCATGA
- a CDS encoding efflux transporter periplasmic adaptor subunit — protein sequence MNIWIKYGIAFLLVLTGGVLFYFKVYIPKTTFKTMYPEEGKIEVKVFGIGEMGAKDIYSVDSQMGGKIMTLLSDQGRWVKKGDLLAIIDPVDLPQLHEEAKIALKKTSQESEALQKEFDNIQAQKKLTLLTYERYKKLKNQGYVSQAEYDKAKTDLESIEAQMAATSARIDSSKSETGRVQKNIEALSEKLSRYNVYAPVDGYVISKDAEAAQTLTPSQTIFRIVDPKTVWVKAYVDERISGKIKTGNSAQIFLRSHNGKALPGRVVRISAMSDAVTQEREINIAFDALPVPFYINEQAEVSILTETIDNILKIPLPLLRQYNGQTGAWIAKEDKAHFQPLKIAVRGEHEAGITEGLEKKSRLIIPDARKKPLSEGMGIRH from the coding sequence ATGAACATATGGATCAAATACGGTATCGCCTTTTTGCTTGTTTTAACAGGCGGAGTACTTTTTTACTTTAAAGTCTATATTCCAAAAACTACGTTCAAGACAATGTATCCCGAAGAAGGAAAAATAGAAGTGAAGGTATTTGGCATCGGAGAAATGGGAGCAAAAGATATCTATTCGGTAGATTCACAGATGGGCGGAAAGATAATGACTCTTCTAAGCGACCAGGGACGATGGGTTAAAAAAGGAGATCTTCTAGCCATCATTGATCCTGTGGATTTGCCTCAACTCCATGAAGAGGCAAAAATCGCCCTCAAAAAAACAAGTCAGGAATCCGAGGCGCTGCAAAAAGAATTTGACAACATTCAGGCACAAAAAAAGCTGACACTGCTCACCTATGAGCGCTACAAAAAACTTAAAAATCAAGGATACGTCTCGCAGGCCGAGTACGATAAGGCAAAAACGGATCTTGAAAGTATTGAGGCACAAATGGCGGCAACATCAGCGCGTATCGATTCAAGCAAAAGCGAAACTGGCCGCGTGCAAAAAAATATCGAAGCTTTGAGCGAAAAACTTTCGCGCTACAACGTCTATGCGCCTGTCGATGGCTACGTCATCTCTAAAGATGCCGAAGCTGCCCAAACCCTCACCCCCTCGCAGACGATCTTTCGCATCGTCGACCCCAAAACGGTCTGGGTAAAAGCCTATGTCGACGAACGTATCAGCGGAAAAATAAAAACAGGAAATTCTGCGCAGATTTTTTTGCGATCGCATAACGGCAAAGCACTCCCGGGCCGTGTAGTACGCATCTCGGCCATGAGCGATGCCGTAACGCAGGAGCGGGAAATTAACATCGCGTTTGATGCGTTGCCTGTCCCGTTTTATATCAACGAGCAAGCCGAGGTTTCCATTTTAACAGAAACGATAGACAACATTCTCAAAATTCCCTTGCCTTTGTTACGGCAATACAACGGCCAAACCGGTGCCTGGATAGCCAAAGAAGATAAAGCACATTTTCAACCGTTAAAGATAGCTGTGAGAGGCGAGCATGAAGCGGGAATTACTGAAGGGCTTGAGAAGAAGAGCCGACTCATCATCCCTGACGCACGCAAAAAACCCCTCTCGGAGGGAATGGGGATACGCCATTGA
- a CDS encoding transporter: MKKLLLLALLTIVSGAQTLTVQECVEQTLANHPDIKIFMLKVAQSEESYNISRSEYLPQVSLLGEYNPQRTYVLQQGGQFSTIDDDGWSIGAMLKQKIWDFSKTASQIAASRIEQEITELSLEDAKAVMAYKIKSLYALMALQHEAINVRRQDMEAKKALYTQALGLEKQGLKTKADVARFNAAFYLAKENLKLTQASFDKSRSTMALYTDTPIQRDVKLDTRAFKHGDINLKNKYTLKNQALQNNSQLKMASKSIDKSKKIHDAAKASHYGSVDAVASHTQTDMLNRYDTSVIGITLNVPLYSGGRLSAEEQRMQIETYVAQEQLASKAIALEEELENLFLDLESYNESTKAKKAQLISAKETQKAVNARYKEGLSTYVEVLDAAAFLLEAELGLLEIKYKQYIAFSRIDYLTGK; encoded by the coding sequence ATGAAAAAATTGTTGCTCTTAGCTTTGCTTACAATTGTTTCGGGAGCGCAAACCCTCACAGTACAAGAATGCGTAGAACAAACACTGGCAAACCATCCCGATATCAAAATCTTTATGCTCAAAGTTGCACAAAGCGAAGAAAGCTACAATATTTCACGTTCTGAATATCTGCCTCAAGTTTCGCTTTTGGGCGAATACAATCCCCAACGCACCTATGTCTTGCAGCAAGGCGGGCAATTTAGCACTATTGATGATGACGGGTGGTCTATTGGCGCGATGCTTAAACAAAAGATCTGGGATTTTTCCAAAACTGCCTCTCAGATAGCAGCCTCCCGCATAGAACAGGAGATCACAGAACTTTCTCTAGAGGATGCCAAAGCGGTAATGGCGTATAAAATCAAATCGCTCTATGCGCTTATGGCGCTTCAGCACGAAGCCATCAACGTTCGCCGCCAGGACATGGAAGCCAAAAAGGCGCTCTACACACAAGCGTTGGGACTTGAAAAGCAAGGGCTTAAGACAAAGGCTGATGTAGCTCGGTTTAATGCCGCTTTCTATCTTGCCAAAGAAAATCTCAAACTAACACAAGCCTCTTTTGACAAATCCCGCAGTACGATGGCGCTCTACACCGATACGCCCATCCAAAGAGATGTCAAACTCGATACCCGTGCTTTCAAACACGGCGATATCAATTTAAAAAATAAATATACCCTGAAAAATCAGGCGCTTCAAAACAATTCCCAACTCAAAATGGCATCCAAATCTATCGATAAGAGCAAAAAAATTCATGATGCCGCCAAAGCAAGCCATTATGGATCTGTCGACGCGGTTGCATCGCATACGCAAACGGACATGCTCAACCGATACGATACCAGTGTGATCGGAATAACCCTGAACGTCCCGCTGTATAGCGGCGGACGGCTTAGCGCGGAAGAACAGCGCATGCAAATCGAAACATATGTGGCGCAAGAACAGCTTGCATCCAAAGCCATTGCTCTTGAAGAGGAACTTGAAAACCTTTTTCTTGACCTTGAAAGTTACAATGAGAGCACCAAAGCCAAAAAAGCACAGCTGATTTCTGCTAAAGAAACCCAAAAAGCGGTCAATGCCCGCTACAAAGAGGGATTGTCCACTTATGTAGAAGTGCTTGATGCTGCGGCTTTTTTACTCGAAGCGGAGCTCGGATTGCTCGAAATCAAATACAAACAATACATTGCGTTTAGTCGTATAGATTATCTTACAGGAAAATAA
- a CDS encoding HPP family protein translates to MKSYLNKMRPKTKNPPRKKLSKILWSALGSFLGIYFLAMFGKIFSFEESIFLLGSFGASAVLIYGAPEAPFSQPRNLIGGHMISAFVAVALVKWCGDIFTLEMLCALGVALAVLAMHLTRTIHPPGGATALIYVMGTDFIQEFGWFYPFAPIGIGALVMLLVALLVNNLSSNEKRHYPQYWI, encoded by the coding sequence ATGAAATCGTATTTGAATAAAATGAGGCCGAAAACAAAAAATCCGCCCCGAAAAAAATTAAGCAAGATATTGTGGTCAGCTTTGGGGTCTTTTTTGGGTATCTATTTTTTGGCTATGTTCGGCAAAATATTCTCTTTTGAAGAAAGTATCTTTTTACTCGGTTCATTTGGTGCTTCAGCAGTGCTGATCTATGGTGCTCCGGAAGCGCCTTTTTCGCAGCCTAGAAACCTCATAGGCGGACATATGATCTCTGCGTTTGTGGCAGTGGCATTGGTCAAGTGGTGCGGGGATATTTTTACGCTTGAAATGTTGTGTGCGCTTGGTGTGGCTCTGGCCGTGCTGGCGATGCATCTCACCCGTACCATACATCCTCCCGGCGGTGCAACCGCGCTTATTTATGTAATGGGTACCGATTTTATCCAAGAGTTTGGCTGGTTCTATCCTTTTGCTCCGATAGGTATTGGGGCTTTGGTGATGCTCCTCGTGGCACTGTTGGTCAACAATCTTTCCTCCAATGAAAAAAGACACTATCCCCAGTACTGGATTTGA